One Cupriavidus pauculus genomic window, TCCGTCAGGACGCCCTCAAGGCGCACTACGACGCGTTCGGCAAGTACTACACGACGCAGGAAATCAAGGACCTGACGACGTTCCTGAAGTCGCCGACCGGCCAGAAGTTCATGGCCAACCAGGGCAAGGCGACGCAGGAAATCTGGGGTTCGATGATGCAGAAGTACGGCCCGCAGGTTGGCAAGTCGATGCGCGACGCCGCCGAGAAGGAAATCGCCGCTGCTTCGAAGTAAGCACGTCCGATAGCGGATCGATTAGCGGATCGGCTATCGGGCGCAGGTCCAACTGCGCGCGTGTTTGAGGGATAATGGCTGCCTGGCTCCAACCGGCAGCCATTTTTCCTTTTGCCGCTCCCTTTGTAGTTCCATTTCCACTCCATGAACGATCCACAGACTCCCGCCCTTGCCGGCCTCATGCAGCGCGCGTTGGCCGAGCGCGTGTACAACTTCTCCCCGGGTCCCGCGGCGTTGCCCGCCGAGGTGCTCCAGCAGGCGGCCGAGGAAATGCTGTCATGGCAGGGCAAGGGCGTGTCGGTCATGGAAATGAGCCACCGCAGCAAGGAGTTCGAGGGCATCCACAACGCAGCGCTTGCCGACTTCCGCGAGCTGCTGAAGATTCCCGACAACTTCCATGTGCTGTTCCTGCAGGGCGGCGCGATCGGTGAGAACGCGATCGTCCCGATGAACCTGATCGGCCGGCTCGGTGCGAAGGCGCCGCAGCCGAAGGTCGATCTCGTGATGACCGGGCTGTGGTCGGTGAAGACCGAGCAGGAAGCGCGCCGCTACGGCACGACGCATATCGCCGCCACGAGCGTGGACAGCAACTACCGCAATATCCCCGACGTCGCGTCGTGGAACCTGTCGGACGATGCCGCGTATCTGCATCTGTGCACGAACGAGACGATCGGCGGCGTGGAGTTCCACGAGATTCCCGATGTCGGCCAGACCGGCACGCACGACCAGGGCCGCATCGTCGTGGCCGATGCGTCGAGCCATATCCTGTCGCGCCCGATCGACTGGTCGCGCGTGCAGGTGGTCTACGGCGGCGCGCAGAAGAATATCGGCCCGGCCGGCGTGACGTTCGTGATCGTTCGCGAGGACCTGCTCGGCTTTGCGCATCAGCACTGTCCTTCGGCATTCAACTGGCGCATCGTCGCCGACAACAATTCGATGTTCAACACACCGCCCACCTACGCGATCTATATCGCGGGGCTCGTGTTCCAATGGCTCAAGCGCCAGGGCGGCGTGGCCGCGATCGAGCAGCGCAATATCGCGAAGGCGAAAGCGCTGTACGACTTCCTGGACCAGAGCGAGTTCTACCGTAACGATATCGATCCGGCCTGCCGTTCGCGCATGAACGTACCGTTCATCCTGCGCGACGAATCGCGCAACGAAGCGTTCCTGACCCAGGCGCGCGCGAATGGCCTGGTGCAGCTCAAGGGCCACAAGTCCGTGGGTGGAATGCGCGCGAGCATCTATAACGCGATGCCGCTGGAAGGCGTTTCCGCGCTGATCGAATTCATGCGCGAGTTCGAGCGGACGTCCGCGTAAGCGACGGCGCGCGGACGCACTCGCGCTCGATTCACCCCACCGGCCATGCCCGCGCATGGCCGTTCAGGTTTTCATCATGACAAGCGAAGACAAGCAAGACGCTGGCGCGAACGGCAGCGCCGGACCGAGCGAACAGGAACGCGCGCTGTCGGCGGACCTCGCCCCCCTGCGTGGCCAGATCGATGCCGTGGACCGCGAACTGCTTGCGTTGCTCAACCGCCGCGCGCAGCTCGCGCTCGACGTGGGCGAGGTCAAGAAGAAGTACGGTGCGCCGATCTTCCGGCCCGAACGCGAGCTGCAGGTCGTGCGCAAGGTACAGGGCGCCAACCCCGGTCCGCTGCTCGGCGAGAGCGTCGGTTCCATCTGGCGCGAGATCATGTCCGCGTGCCGCGGCCTCGAGAAGCCGCTGGAAATTGCATTTCTTGGCCCGGCCGGCACGTTCTCCGAGCAGGCGCTGTACGCGCACTTCGGCCACGAGGTGACCGGCGTGCCGTGCCCGAGCATCGACGAGGTGTTCCGCGCGGTGGAAGCCGGCACGGTCGAATACGGCGTGGTGCCCGTCGAGAATTCCACCGAGGGCGCGGTGTCGCGCACGCTCGACCTGTTCCTGCAGACCTCGCTCAAGATCAGCGGCGAGATCGCGATCAAGGTGCACCACAACCTGATGGCCTCCACGCCGGACATGCAGGGCGTCAAGGTCGTACGCGCGCATCCGCAGGCGCTGGCGCAGTGCCAGCACTGGCTCACCGCGAACTATCCGCATCTCGAGCGCCAGGCCGTCTCGAGCAACGCCGAAGCCGCGCGCATGGCCAGCGAGGATCCGACCGTCGCGGCGATCGCGGCGGAGGCGGCGGCCAATCGCTACCACCTGCATATCGTGCGCACGCATATCCAGGACGATCCGCACAACCGCACGCGCTTTGCCGTGATCGGCCGCTACGAGACCGAGCCGTCGGGCAGCGACCAGACGTCGCTGATCCTGTCGGTGCCGAACACGGCCGGCGCGGTCTATCAGCTGCTGGCGCCGCTCGCGCAGAATGGCGTGTCGATGTGCCGCTTCGAGTCGCGCCCCGCGCGCAGCGGCGCGTGGGAGTACTACTTCTACGTGGACGTCGAAGGCCATCAGCATGATCCGGCCGTGGCTCGCGCGCTCGAGGAACTGCGCCGCAACGCCGCCTACATGAAGGTGCTCGGCTCGTATCCGTCGAGCCGGTAGGAGACCGACCCAGTGAACGCATTGCATTTTTCCCGGGTGGTCATCGTCGGCGTCGGCCTGATCGGCGGCTCGCTGGCCCTGTCGCTCAAGCGGGCCGGCGTGGTCGGTACCGTCGTCGGTGTCGGACGTTCGGCCGCATCGCTCGAACGCGCGAAGTCGCTGGGCGTGAT contains:
- the serC gene encoding 3-phosphoserine/phosphohydroxythreonine transaminase produces the protein MNDPQTPALAGLMQRALAERVYNFSPGPAALPAEVLQQAAEEMLSWQGKGVSVMEMSHRSKEFEGIHNAALADFRELLKIPDNFHVLFLQGGAIGENAIVPMNLIGRLGAKAPQPKVDLVMTGLWSVKTEQEARRYGTTHIAATSVDSNYRNIPDVASWNLSDDAAYLHLCTNETIGGVEFHEIPDVGQTGTHDQGRIVVADASSHILSRPIDWSRVQVVYGGAQKNIGPAGVTFVIVREDLLGFAHQHCPSAFNWRIVADNNSMFNTPPTYAIYIAGLVFQWLKRQGGVAAIEQRNIAKAKALYDFLDQSEFYRNDIDPACRSRMNVPFILRDESRNEAFLTQARANGLVQLKGHKSVGGMRASIYNAMPLEGVSALIEFMREFERTSA
- the pheA gene encoding prephenate dehydratase; amino-acid sequence: MTSEDKQDAGANGSAGPSEQERALSADLAPLRGQIDAVDRELLALLNRRAQLALDVGEVKKKYGAPIFRPERELQVVRKVQGANPGPLLGESVGSIWREIMSACRGLEKPLEIAFLGPAGTFSEQALYAHFGHEVTGVPCPSIDEVFRAVEAGTVEYGVVPVENSTEGAVSRTLDLFLQTSLKISGEIAIKVHHNLMASTPDMQGVKVVRAHPQALAQCQHWLTANYPHLERQAVSSNAEAARMASEDPTVAAIAAEAAANRYHLHIVRTHIQDDPHNRTRFAVIGRYETEPSGSDQTSLILSVPNTAGAVYQLLAPLAQNGVSMCRFESRPARSGAWEYYFYVDVEGHQHDPAVARALEELRRNAAYMKVLGSYPSSR